A genomic segment from Rhizoctonia solani chromosome 11, complete sequence encodes:
- a CDS encoding The BTB (BR-C, ttk and bab)/POZ (Pox virus and Zinc finger) domain, which translates to MSEVIVWSADYHYPRGDLVLQVGHTLFKLHRDILSTHSNFFQDMFRSASSNGEEGESDGCPLKISQDLCSAESFTVLCALLYPKKIGVLPPVLVSELDIWAPALKATQALQMDGAREYILSQFEVDRMNIPAVAARLLGIIINYEETSDTLKLECIHSLIIRRGPILALEAHMLGSDTMAHISTIRDRVRTLAASRSSDISDEHPVVIPSDLCSAETFDTICQFLYPRAIGAYPAILIDEQEKWEFVLQATSLLQMKDLRKYILANFKGELRDNPTVASKLLGLAVKYNEAPNTLKLECLYVLVFLRRAISATEITSLGENATFQVVAIRDRIRILILTDPSYWTTIHRHHFCIGGPNCQNFIHQGVFNNLKETDPLQEYYRTDGSIFDLPEDVQICPNCNPVRSDLAATIAQEVLKEEIRRCATGLGLLHASE; encoded by the exons ATGTCGGAGGTCATTGTATGGTCCGCCGACTATCACTACCCGCGCGGGGATTTAGTACTACAA GTCGGGCACACCTTGTTCAAACTACATAGGGATATTTTATCAACGCACTCCAACTTCTTTCAGGACATGTTTCGTAGTGCATCAAGCAACGGAGAAGAGGGCGAGTCTGACGGTTGCCCATTGAAAATATCTCAAGACCTTTGCTCTGCTGAGAGTTTTACTGTCCTTTGCGCGCTATTGTACCCAAA GAAAATAGGCGTTCTTCCCCCTGTTCTTGTCAGCGAACTCGATATTTGGGCACCGGCTCTCAAAGCAACACAGGCTCTACAAATGGACGGTGCCCGAGAGTACATTCTATCACAGTTCGAAGTGGATAGGATGAATATTCCCGCCGTGGCGGCAAGATTACTCGGTATCATCATCAATTACGAAGAAACTTCCGATACTCTCAAGCTTGAGTGTATTCACTCGCTTATCATTCGCCGGGGGCCTATCCTTGCACTTGAAGCTCACATGCTAGGTTCAGACACCATGGCGCACATTTCGACGATCCGCGACCGCGTCCGAACGCTGGCAGCATCTCGCTC TTCGGATATCTCGGATGAACACCCAGTAGTCATTCCAAGTGACCTATGCTCCGCAGAGACATTTGATACAATATGTCAGTTTCTATATCCCAG GGCTATCGGAGCGTATCCCGCCATTCTCATAGATGAGCAGGAAAAATGGGAGTTCGTCCTACAAGCAACGAGTCTTCTACAAATGAAAGACCTACGGAAATACATCCTGGCAAATTTCAAGGGGGAGCTCCGCGACAACCCCACGGTTGCTTCAAAGTTACTTGGTTTGGCGGTCAAGTACAACGAGGCGCCAAATACACTCAAGTTAGAGTGTTTATATGTGCTTGTTTTCCTCCGCAGGGCGATTTCTGCCACCGAAATAACTTCTCTCGGAGAAAATGCGACTTTCCAAGTGGTTGCTATCCGAGATCGTATCCGAATTCTTATTCTCACGGATCCTAGCTATTGGACTACCATCCACAGGCACCACTTCTGTATCGGGGGCCCCAACTGCCAGAATTTTATTCATCAAGGTGTTTTTAATAATCTCAAAGAAACAGACCCTTTGCAGGAGTATTATCGGACTGATGGTAGCATTTTTGACCTCCCGGAGGACGTTCAAATCTGTCCCAATTGTAACCCCGTCCGTAGTGATCTGGCCGCAACAATTGCTCAAGAGGTACTTAAGGAGGAGATTAGGAGGTGTGCCACCGGTTTGGGTCTTCTGCACGCCAGTGAATAA